The following proteins are co-located in the Tiliqua scincoides isolate rTilSci1 chromosome 8, rTilSci1.hap2, whole genome shotgun sequence genome:
- the LOC136658788 gene encoding probable 18S rRNA (guanine-N(7))-methyltransferase, with the protein MAASGKRPEHRGPPELFYDEAEARKYTHNSRMVEIQSQMTERAVELLGLAEDRPCFLLDVGCGSCLSGDYLSEEGHCWVGLDISSAMLDVALEREVEGDLMLADMGQGIPFRPGMFDGCISISAVQWLCSADKKTHSPPRRLHRFFSTLYTALAHGARAVLQLYPENAQQLELITTQAMKAGFTGGLVVDFPNSAKAKKFFLCLFVGTSGTLPKGLGAECAGEEAVQAKFTSERMRFRNAKGRSVKKSRDWVLEKKERRRRQGKEVRADTKYTSRKRRPHF; encoded by the exons ATGGCGGCCAGCGGGAAGAGGCCCGAGCACCGCGGGCCCCCCGAGCTG TTCTACGATGAAGCCGAAGCCCGGAAATACACACACAA TTCACGGATGGTTGAGATCCAGTCACAGATGACGGAGCGGGCTGTGGAACTGCTGGGTCTCGCAGAGGACCGCCCTTGTTTCTTGCTGGACGTAGG TTGTGGCTCCTGTCTGAGTGGAGACTACCTCTCAGAAGAGGGACATTGCTGGGTTGGCCTGGACATCAGCTCTGCCATGCTAG ACGTGGCTCTGGAGAGGGAAGTGGAGGGAGACCTGATGCTGGCTGACATGGGCCAGGGGATTCCGTTCCGGCCGGGGATGTTTGATGGCTGCATCAG CATTTCTGCGGTGCAGTGGCTCTGCAGTGCTGACAAGAAGACGCACAGTCCTCCCAGGCGGCTGCATCGGTTCTTCTCCACGCTCTACACCGCTTTG gccCACGGAGCCCGTGCTGTCCTCCAATTGTACCCGGAAAATGCTCAGCag ctgGAACTCATCACCACGCAAGCCATGAAAGCAGGCTTCACGGGCGGCCTGGTGGTGGACTTCCCCAACAGTGCCAAAGCCAAGAA GTTTTTTCTCTGTCTCTTTGTTGGCACCAGTGGCACACTGCCAAAG GGCCTGGGTGCTGAGTGTGCTGGGGAAGAGGCAGTGCAGGCCAAGTTCACCAGTGAAAG GATGCGATTCAGGAACGCCAAAGGGAGGTCAGTCAAGAAGAGCCGGGATTGGGTTCTTGAGAAGaaggagcggcggcggcggcagggcaA GGAAGTGCGGGCAGACACCAAGTACACCAGTCGGAAGCGGCGGCCTCACTTCTGA